TTGGACGCGTAGTCGGTGAGGTCAGACAGGAAGTTGTCGTACACCTTCTTGTGCACGAAGAGGCGCGATCCGGCGCTGCACACCTGCCCCTGGTTGAAGAAGATGCCGTGCAGGGCGCCCTTCACCGCGCGGTTGAAGTCGGCGTCGGGGAAGACGATGTTCGGCGACTTGCCGCCCAGCTCGAGGGAGACGCGCTTCAGGTTCCCGGCCGCCTCGCGCATGATGATCTTGCCTACTTCCGTCGATCCGGTAAAGGCGACCTTGCGGATGCGCGGATGGCGAACGATGGCGGCGCCCGCCGTCGGCCCGAACCCGGAGAGGATGTTGACCACGCCATCGGGGAAACCGGCTTCCTGGATCAGCTCGGCCAGGTACAGGGCGGACAGGGGCGTCTGTTCCGCCGTCTTCAGCACGACGACGTTGCCCGTGGCCAGGGCCGCCCCGAGCTTCCACGCCGCCATGAGGAGCGGGAAGTTCCACGGGATGATCTGCCCGACGACCCCGATGGGCTCGCGGCGGGTGTACGTGAAGAGATACGGGCTTACCGAGTTGGACAGCGTGTCGCCGGTGATCTTGGTGGCCCATCCGGCGTAATAGCGGAAGTGGTCGATCACCAGCGGCAGGTCGGCCTTGCGCGTTTCACGGATCGGTTTGCCGTTGTCCAGCGTTTCGAGCTGGGCAAGCGGCTCCTGATTTTCTTCAATGAGGTCGGCCAGCTTCCAGAGCAGGCGGCCCCGTTCGCTGGGGGAGATCTTCGACCACGGCCCCTCCAGGGCGCGCTCGGCAGCTTCTACGGCGCGGTCGACGTCGGGGGCGTCAGCCTCGTAGACCTCAACGAGGACTTCGCCGTTGGCTGGGTTGATGCTCGGGAATGTTTTTCCGGACACCGACTCGACAAACTTCCCGCCGATGAACAGCTTCTTCGGACCGTCGGCTAAAAACGCTTTCACCTTCGGATGCAGTTCGACCGGAGAAGAGGACGTGGTCACGGACATGGCCATACCTCCTTGAACGGAATAGGATCGGGGTTGGAGGAACGCCACCGGCGTTTAGCATTCCCCTCGCCTTGGATCGTTAAGCAATACGTGTGCCAAAGTTGTGCGCGAGAGGGGGCGTACGACGGTGACGGCACGGGTGGAGGGAAGATTCGCGACGAGCGGGTGCCCGGCAGACCGGTTTGGCGGGTGTGGCACACTGTCTCAATCTGCGACACCTGTCGCAAAAAGCGACACCGTTGTGTTCAGAATGTTTGCTATAATACGAGTGCAGACCGATCATCCCCTAAGGAGGGAGGGGCGATGCACAACCTCCAGGCTTCCTGGCAGCGAAGCCGTCGGTTTGGCGTGCATCCCGAGCGGGTTGAACCGGTCTTGCTTTCCGAAGCGGAGCTCCGCCGTCGGCGCGACGCCCAGCGCGAATTTTTGCGCGAAGCCGAAGGGTGGCTCCACCAACTGTACGGTTGGGTCAAACAGTGGGGGGCCATGGTGCTGGCGGCCGATGCGAACGGGGTGATCCTCGACGGCAAGGGCGATCCCGTGTTCACGAAAGACGCATCCCGCGTGCACCTGGCCAGCGGTTCCGATTGGAGCGAGCCGGTGAAGGGCACAAACGCCATCGGCACGGCGCTGGCCGAAAAGCGGGCCGTGGCCGTTGTCGGCGACGAGCATTACTGCAAGGAAAACTGGTTTTTGTGCTGCGCCGCGTCGCCCGTCTTTGCCCCGGACGGTTCGCTGGCCGGGGTTCTCGATGTCAGCGGGTACGCCGGGGCCTACCATCCGTCCGTGCTCACGTTGGTTGACCTGACCGCGCAGGCCGTGGAGGAGGCGTTGGTGCGCCGGCGGGCGAATCGGCACCTGCTCCTGCGCCTCGCGTCCGACGCCCCCGCCTGGCAAGCCGTGGTGGCCGTCGACCCGGACGGGCGCATCGCATGGGGCACGCGCGGCGCGTATGCCGGTCCGTTGGGTCGCGTGGCGGGCCGGTTGTGGGAAACGGTCTTCGCCGTTCCCCTCGACGACGTGGTGAGAGGCTCCCGCCATGCGCGGGTTGTGGTCAACGGCGGGGACGCGCGCGACGTTTGGTGCGAGGTCCTGGACGATCGCCGTCCGCGGGCCGTTGGGATTTCGCATCCCGCGTCCCTGCCCGCAACCCCGGAATCGGGCAGGGCGGAAGGCGAAAGGGACGCGCCGCCGAAGGATGGGGGGCTGGCTGGGGCTTCGGCGCCTTCTTCCCCGCCGCGGCGAACGGGGGCGAGCGGTGCGGCGCGCCGCGTGGCGTGGGCCGCACGCTACACCTTTGACGACCTGATCGGATCCGATCCCGCTTTCCTGAAAGCGCTTGCGGTTGCGCGCAAAGCGGCGCGCACCGATGAACCGGTTTTGCTTTTGGGGGAAACGGGAACGGGCAAAGAGATGTTGGCCCACGCCATCCATCGGGCCAGCCCGCGCGCCGATGGGCCTTTTGTCCCCGTTAATTGCGGCGCGATTCCGGACAACCTGCGGGAAAGCGAATGGTTTGGGTACGAGAAGGGGGCCTTTACCGGAGCCAACCCGCAGGGACAGCCTGGAAAGTTCGAACTCGCCAGCGGGGGGACGCTGTT
This portion of the Calditerricola satsumensis genome encodes:
- a CDS encoding sigma-54-dependent Fis family transcriptional regulator, with the protein product MHNLQASWQRSRRFGVHPERVEPVLLSEAELRRRRDAQREFLREAEGWLHQLYGWVKQWGAMVLAADANGVILDGKGDPVFTKDASRVHLASGSDWSEPVKGTNAIGTALAEKRAVAVVGDEHYCKENWFLCCAASPVFAPDGSLAGVLDVSGYAGAYHPSVLTLVDLTAQAVEEALVRRRANRHLLLRLASDAPAWQAVVAVDPDGRIAWGTRGAYAGPLGRVAGRLWETVFAVPLDDVVRGSRHARVVVNGGDARDVWCEVLDDRRPRAVGISHPASLPATPESGRAEGERDAPPKDGGLAGASAPSSPPRRTGASGAARRVAWAARYTFDDLIGSDPAFLKALAVARKAARTDEPVLLLGETGTGKEMLAHAIHRASPRADGPFVPVNCGAIPDNLRESEWFGYEKGAFTGANPQGQPGKFELASGGTLFLDEIGDMPLEAQGVLLRVLQERQVVRLGGRAPIAVDVRIIAATHRDLWAEVKAGRFRADLFYRLQGVVITLPPLRQRSDRVELAERLLAGIAAERGLSSLSLTDAARSLIVAHPWPGNVRQLYAALRQAAWEAEQGWVDAGHFPEWVWRELASEGSVEAAAAAEGEGKGPQAGSFSAPLASVVQPALPLATLERDALLRALQAAGGNKRKAAELLGISRSTLYRKLRAFGFSI
- a CDS encoding aldehyde dehydrogenase family protein is translated as MSVTTSSSPVELHPKVKAFLADGPKKLFIGGKFVESVSGKTFPSINPANGEVLVEVYEADAPDVDRAVEAAERALEGPWSKISPSERGRLLWKLADLIEENQEPLAQLETLDNGKPIRETRKADLPLVIDHFRYYAGWATKITGDTLSNSVSPYLFTYTRREPIGVVGQIIPWNFPLLMAAWKLGAALATGNVVVLKTAEQTPLSALYLAELIQEAGFPDGVVNILSGFGPTAGAAIVRHPRIRKVAFTGSTEVGKIIMREAAGNLKRVSLELGGKSPNIVFPDADFNRAVKGALHGIFFNQGQVCSAGSRLFVHKKVYDNFLSDLTDYASKLKQGPGLDETTEIGPLVSEEQFERVTGYLNKGKEEGAKPLVGGEPKPGPGYFVPPTVFADVHDRMTIAKEEIFGPVVAAMPFDDEEQIADVIRRANDTEYGLAAGVWTTDLRKAHRVAHALQAGTVWVNCYNVFDANVPFGGYKQSGFGREMGHYALDLYTEVKAVWVNIE